DNA from Chrysemys picta bellii isolate R12L10 chromosome 13, ASM1138683v2, whole genome shotgun sequence:
TTGATGGGTCAGGTAAATCCTTTTCTTCCCAAATTGGTTCCTGAGATTTGCTCTGGATTAGAGAAACGGGTTAGTCTTTAGCAATGAACTCCAAAAGGAACTGAGCCAGTGCCTTACAAGAGCAGCAGAAAGCTATTTCaccctccaggcaccagcttgccaaagggggtggggaggaggtgagaggGACTCACAAGCCAAGCAAGAGGGGACAACAAATTAAGAAGTGCAAGGAACAAGCTGGAAGCGTGGGAATTTTGCTGCtagatgtgcatgtgtgtgtgggaatATAAAAGCTCTCTGATCCGCACCCCCACGCCCCCTTCTTGCTCCTGGGATTGAAGCTCGTGTGCCCAGTTGACATTCTCCAGGTAGCCAAACCGTCAGGAGTTCACAAAACAAAAGCTGATGGACCGACTGGCCAGCGGGTCTGCATTCAGCTTAGGAGCCAGGccacatacacatacataaagGACAGGGAATGCAAAGCGGCCGTTCTCAGTCAATGGATGTGTGAGGTGCCATTGAACATGATCATAAATAAAAGAGCCACGCAACATGCTTATGAACTTTCCATTGGGACAGTTCATGGGAGGAGTTACCACAGCTTCTGTCACGGTGATTTCACAGCCTGAATCAGGGGACGCAAGCCCGGTGCCTTCTCCTCTGTGCTCTGAATTGGTGGAAACACCTTCCTTCAAAGACGGAGGCTGGGAAGACTCTCTTGTGGCTGCCCGTTGCACAGTGGTTAGGCATCCAACACCAGACACTTCCCCAACATGCCTTGCTCTGTCATCTGAGGTGACCGAGGGTGTGGGAGACATGGCTAGACCCGCGGCCCGTGGCAGCTCTATCTGCACCTCTGTTGGTTTAGATGGTCTCTTGGTTTCACTCTCTCGGGGCCGCTCTTGGGCTGCTCTTTTTCGCTCATCAGAGACTGGGCCACAAGCACCACCTTGTTCAAACAGCTTAATTTTAGAAGCCACAGAGGTTTTTTCATACATCTCGCAGTCATGCCCCAGTGAGCCCTGCCAGCCAGTGGTGAGGGAGGGTGAAGCCAGCTCCACAGGTGCCTCCTCAGGCTCCTGAGACGTGACTTCCACCCCACCTGCAATGGACTTCAAAGGCCCAGACTGTGGCTTCTGTTTCCTATTGGTAGGTTTCCTGCCTTCAGCCGTGGCAACAACAGGCCGAGACAATTCCTTGTCCCCATGAGGTGATCCTCTTACAGGAGAGCCTGTAGAGACGGCTTCAGTTTCTTCTCCTGGAGGAGGTTTATCCTGCAGTTGCTTGCCCGTGGCAGGGCCTTTGTCCTGGGGCAGCTCATCTGCCTTGAAGCTTATGTCCTGGGAAGGCTCGCCCATGTTGGGGCTGGTGTCCTGGGAAGGCTCGCCCACGGTGGGGCCGGTGCTCTGGGGCGGCTCGCCCACGGTGGGGCCGGTGCTCTGGGGCGGCTCGCCCGCCTTGGGGCCTGTGTCCTGGGGCGGCTCGCCCTCGGCGGTGCCTGTGTCCTGGGGCGGCTCGCCTGCCTTGAGGCCTGTGTTCCGGGGCGGCTCGCCCTTGGCAGGGCCTGTGTCCTGGGGCGGCTCGCCCGCCTTGGGGCCTGTGTCCTGGGGCGACTCGCCCTTGGCAGGGCCTGTGTCCTGGGGCGGCTCGCCCTTGGCAGGGCCTGTGTCCTGGGGCGGCTCGCCTGCCTTGAGGCCTGTGTCCTGGGGCGGCTCGCCCTTGGCAGGACCTGTGTCCTGGGGCGGCTCGCCCTTGGCAGGGCCTGTGTCCTGGGGCGGCTCGCCCGCCTTGGGGCCTGTGTCCTGGGGCGGCTCGCCCGCCTTGGGGCCTGTGTCCTGGGGCGGCTCGCCCGCCTTGGGGCCTGTGTCCTGGGGCGAGACACCCTCAGCGGGGCCTGTGTCCTGGGGCGAGACACCCTCGGCGGGGCCTGTGTCCTGGGGCGAGACACCCTCGGCGGGGCCTGTGTCCTGGGGTGAGACACCCTCGGCGGGGCCCGTGTCCTGGGGTGAGACACCCTCGGCGGGGCCTGTGTCCTGGGGTGAGACGCCCATGGCGGGGCCTGTGTCCTGGGGTGAGACGCCCATGGCGGGGCCTGTGTCCTGGGGTGAGACGCCCATGGCGGGGCCTGTGTCCTGGGGCGGCTCGCCCATGGCGGGGCCTGTGTCCTGGGGCGGCTCGCCCACGGTGGGCTGGCTTAGTTTCTCTTCCTCTGGACTTTCTGTTGTGCTGGGAGGATGCTGCCATGGGTGGCTCATGGGGGTTGATTTAATCTCTATGGCTTCCATCTGAAGAACCATTTTTGACATTTCTCTTTCTCCCAGGTCAGTTGTTTTTCTTCCAGTCCCTGACACGTTGGAAGTTGCTTCCCCTTTCCACATGTCCTGTTTTTCTGACCCTTTCAGGCCTTCTGCCAGGATGGAGCTTTGTGCTGCAGTGTACTTCTTGCCCCCCTGTTGAGAGAGCTCAGTCTCTCCACCTTCACTGGGGAGGGGACCAAGCTTTAATTCTGCCATCGGTTCTTGTGGGTCCTTGTCCCTCGATTCCTTTGTTGCAGAGCGTGACTCGGATTCAGTTCCACCTTTCGATTCACTGCCTATTGACTCAGCAGATTCCTCTTCCTCTGGTGCATATGCCCCCTTCTCTGCAGTACAATGTCCTAGGGGGCGTGTCTTTTTGCTAAGCTCTAGAACCTTCTCAGCTTGGTCTGATTCTATAACTGGTTCATCCAGCTCTGACTTTCCTTGGCCACCTGCTGAGGAAGTGGGTTGGAACTTGTCCTTTCCCCTTATAGCTGTTGGGTCAGATGCTGGTTCAAGCTCAGGGCTCTTCCCTTTTTCATCTGAAAGGTCTGTTTTGGGCTCCAGGCCCTCTTTTTCAGCAGAACAAGGCTTTTCTTCCTCTTCAAGTCTGAGATGGATTTTACTCTCCTTTTTGTCTCCTTCTGTAGCTCCTAAGTAGAAGATCCTCTCTGCAGCAGAAGACATTGTCTCGTCATCACTAGACTCCACATTAGCTTTAACACCCTCAGAGGTTGGGCTAGGTATTATGGACTCTTCCTTATCTGAAGCTGGTGAGACAGACCCAGGCTCTTGCACGAtagcctttctttctttctttggaggTTCTGGCCCAGAAGGCTCAGACGTTGGTCTTTCATCTGCTTGGGAATCTTCAGGTTGTTGATTTTGCTCAGCTTGGCCTTCCAAAGAGCCAGCTGGTTGCTCAAGTTCATTAGTTATCACCTCTTCTTTTCCCTCCTTGGACTTCTGCTCTTTGCCATTCTCAGATGGCTGGCTTTCTGCCTCCAAAAGGGGGTCTTCTCTGATTTCGCTCTCAGACACTTCATCCTCCCACACAGACTCAAAATCCTCTGGACTAGCAATCATTTTGTCTCTTGCATGGGTATCCAATTTCACACTTGCTGGTTCCTCTTGTGCTACTGCTTTTTTGGCTTTCCCTACTGCAATGTCCACTTTTGATAAGCTCACACTTATTTGCTCCTCTGAAGTACCTGCCCATACGTCTTCTTTCTTGGTTCCAATAGCTTTCTCTAGAGCAAGCTCTTCCAGCCTAGAAGTTTCTCGCTCTACAAATACCCAATGCTCTGAACCCTGTATTGCAATTTGAGCAAGAAGAGTTAGCATCAAACATACTTTACCTAAATAGCTGATCACTGTTTAGTTAAGTAACAGAAGGCTGTATTGACTAAACCATTATTACTCATGCAACAACTGATTCAGATGTGTGTATAAAGGAGCTGGCAAGTAACCAACTAATAGCAGGTATTGAAatctaggggcctgatcctgtgtaaTTGGTGCTGTAGTCAATGGAAGAGAAGGTGCTTAGCTTTTCACTGAGTTGGACCCCTAGCCCTTTTCGAATGCTCGggaccaaattctactctcagctACAGccgatcaatttttttttttttcaaaattcgcaatttcactggggggaggggggaaaatgggTCTAACTTATCCGCTAATATATTAATGAAACTATCAGCATGTTTTTCGAACATGTTTTTGTAGAACAGAACTGGTTGAAAGATGCTGAAATTTAGAATTTTTCACTgacattttgaatgaaaaacaGGATTAAATTTTTtagaaaatgttcatgaaaatttGGCCCCATTTTTCAAGCAGCTGACCTACGCCCACGCACTCTGACTGCAACGAAGCCATGTCATATTGACACAGGGGTAAGCAAGGAGAGAATCTGACCCATACTCAACTCTATTAGCAATCTACAGCTCAGACTGGTTCCAAAGTCAATCAAAGCTTCGTAGAACCTcacaggagattttcaaaggagaattAGGTACAGTTCTTTATGTATAGTGAGAATGTTTTTAACAATTCTAGAAATCTCTGATTTTGCCACAGCTGTTTGCTAGAAAGCATCACATCTATTCAAGAGCGTTTGTGTCTCTGCTAATTAATCTGTCTATAGAGCCCCTTCTCCTTTGAGATAGAGCCCACCACCCAGTTAGCACAGGTCTGCGACCCCGAGTCAGTTCCCAAATTGGTGGTCCCATGATATCACCACTTCCTAGACATCCTTGACGCCCGTGGAGAGTTTGGCATTGGCACACCGAGTCACATGAGCATGGACTGCAGTTAGATGTTCCCCTAATTTCCCAGCTCTCCAGACAAACCTGATCAGAGGCAACAATCTATCTGAGTTTCCAGCAATTCAGAATGGGGCCCATCACAAAATACAATCTAGAAAAACAAGGATTCCGGTCACAACAGCTGTTATAGCCACAAACACTGTAGTAAGGACCAAGAAAAGCAGTACAACAAGCTACAGTATACTGCAAAAAGGCAGCATCCTGCAGCCAGAACGTGGAAAGATATTTGCTATTCAACACCGGGCATCTAGGCTGCAGAGATCTGTTGCTACACAGTGGAGTGGGCTGCCagatcattattaattattaatatcatTAGCATACAGGCACCACGTTTTACACTTTTCATGTCACAGGACAGCTAAAAACTTTACAAGCTGTATACACACAGCATTGTTGGAGTTTAGCCATTGCTGGGGTGGAAGATGGGaaatcataggatcatagaatcgtagaactggaagtagggtgaccagatgtcccgattttttagggacagtcccgatttttggagctttttcttacataggcacctattacctcccactccctgtgcagatttttcacacttgctgtctggtcaccctaactggaagggaccttgagaggtcatctagtccagtgccctgcactcatggcaggactaagtattatctagaccatccctgacaggtgtttgtctaacctgctcttaaaaataacCCACTGGAATGCAACAGTAAGAGGATGGGAATTTTCTTCAACAGGAAAGTCAAGCTAACGGTCtattccaggggtaggcaacctatggcacgcgttcCAAAGGCgacacacgagctgattttcagtggcactcacactgcccaggtcctggccaccggtctgggggctctgcattttaacttaattttaaatgaagcttcttaaacattttaacaaccttatttactttacatacaacaatagtttaatgaTATATTATAGaattctagaaagagaccttctaaaaacactcaaatgtatgactggcacgcgaaaccttaaatcagagtgaataaatgaagactggtcacatcacttctgaaaggttgccgacccctggtctactcCAACGTCACGGGATTTGTACCATTCACACAGAGCAGCCAGGACTTCAGGGTTTTAAAGCTCTCACTTGGTATGTAGTCTCTAATGACACTGCTTTGCTGGAGCACATCAGAACAGAGAGTGGATTGAGTTGCAACTGAATCAAAACTGCAGCATCTTCATGCAGCAACAGGTTTGTTATTCTCAGCGTAGTATGCTGCAGGGAGCCCGTGCTGGGATATGGATTGTACTGCAGTAGATTCCCAGCATAGTGTAGCATGGGGCAGAGAGACGGCATACCCTAGTGTGGCCTGCTGTAGAAGACGGTGTCTCCTGAAGCGGACCATGCTGATTTTCTGCAGCGAAAAACAGCAGATTTCAGCACCAAAGGATTTGCAGTTGGCTGCACTGCTCCTCTTCCAATAGAGAAAAGAGTGAGTTGGAAAGAGACCTGAGCTAAAATGAGCAGGAACTTCTGTATCCACCAAGGGCCTGGGTACCGGCGGGcatggatgggggcgggggaattAGCACAGCTTAGTCACGTTGTGTCATTCAGAGCAGAAGGTGGAAACCTAAGTCCCAAATACTAACTGCAGAGAGAGTGAAAGAGAGAGTggaagaaagagagaagaaaactggcaaaggggagagaaaacgaaaaaggggagagaaaaaaaaggcaggagaaaggaagaaaatgCTATAGAATGAAAAAGCTGCCATGGGGTGGGGCGTGAGGGAGGAAAGATAAGAGAGGACTTTTTAAATCAGGGATAATTGAAATGACCAGTGAAAACCCTCAATCCAAtgtcccagccctctcccccaaCCTATAAATATAAATGGCAGCACCCCCGCAAAAAAAGGCCATGGGGATTTGGGCAGACAGAGAGAGCTCATTTCTCCCCCTTCATTTGCAACAGCTGGGGCAGTTACACCCTTAGAGAGCTGCCCCcggaagtggggaatggtttgtGCACTAGCACTCTCCCTTGGGTGTTCTGTCAGAGGCCAGCTTTAAACAGTGGCCGGCCCTCGCTAGGAGAACTGCCTACCTGGAGGATGCCCTGACTCAGCGTGTCTCCTGGGCACACCCTCCTCTGCCCTGGCTGGTGttgggactttcagaaagctcCTCCTGCTGGCAGTCCAAGGCAGAGAAGTCAGGCTCGATTGGGCCACGTagcaggaggcagctggggccAGACGTGGACTAGCTAGAAGGTCACTCAACTGGCTCATTAGGAGAGAAGTGCATGATGTTAGAGGAGACACTAGCAGCCAGGGGAGAGAGAACTGGAGCTGGCAAGTCCAAAGTGGCTTTAACAATGGATCTTCTTTCAGTGGCAGGTGCTGACACTCTTGGCATGAGTGGTGGAAGGATTTTGCAGCTGTGCTTTGGTCACCATGAATTTCTCAATGAAGACAGATCTGGCCAAAAAGGAGGTAAAACAACAACCTCAGGGGAGAGCCCTGGGTCCCATGAGCCAACCTGTGTGAAGACGATCAATGACTCCTCTCTGGCTACAGATAAGGGTGTCAGATACCTCCGTGCCCCTCTTGTGTGGTGACTGGGAGGGTGGCATGAGAAGTGGAGGGATCTGGTCAGACCAAGTTGCACGACCTCACCAACTCAGTGCACAAAAGGACCCGCTTGTTCTTTTCCCCTCAGTCCTCTCGAGTGTGTCTGCCATCTGCCTAGGTCCAACTGGACTGAGAAAAAAAAACTAGGCTGACTGGAGCTCTGGAAAACTGAGGGGAGAACAAGTCACTCGTTCTCATTCCTGAGACAACCTGCAGTGTTGCTCTGCTGGCCCACTGGCATCCCCATTTAGCTGGAGATGGAGCCTTGCCAGTCAGACCATGTTTAGTTGCCTGGCTGTTGCCTCAGACCCCAGCACCACAGAGGAAGTGGCATCTGGACCCCGAAGTGTTCCTTACAAACAGCATGAACCCCAAGAATCACATCCTGTAAAAGGGGactggggaatgggggagggggggaattgtGGGAGGAAGAGAATCTAGTTTCAACTGGCCTTAAAAACGAAGGCTCCAAATGATTTCCCTGCATACAAGGTGGACTTGGACATTTGACTCcatggagggaaggagaggggggcagTATGCAGCGCCATGCGGGGGCAAGCGGGGGCCTCCATCCATTTCTTAAACACACTCCAAACTAAAGAACTCGGTGTTATCCATTAAGAGCCCGGGTTGCACAAGGACAAAGCTACAGCATCCATACATCAAACCCTCAACTCACAGCCATAAACACTTGGAATTACATAGAAAACAAAACCTGAAATCTATCCAGCTCTGCACTGGAGTGTTTTGAATCACCAAATGCCTCCAACAATCAGAGGGAAAGATGCCAGTGCTAAATGCACTCCATGCTTCTATGGCCCCCCAGtggtgttgggttttttatttttttcaaaataaactcTATGACGGAGGGTTTTTGTCGAAGCTCCATTTTCTAGGAGTGCACAGAGCTAGCAAGTGCGGACACATTTAATAACAAATCATCCCACAACATCGGGATGCAGAGGGTCACACCACAGATGGGGGAAAGCTGCTGCGCAGCCTGTATCATACCGATCCCACCAGCCTCTCCTGGGGTGATCAGACCATTTCACTGCAAACCTGCTTGAACGAGAACgattctgggcctgattccccGTGGTGCGACTCCACTGTTATGCTGGTAACGCTGCTGAAATCAAAGGTGCCAAACTGGAGTAAGGCAGTGGCGGATCAGGTCCTTTTGCTAATAAAAGCCACTGGCCCACTGCATTCCAACAGCAATCTATTAGCTAGCTATTGTTCGAACAGCCACCAAACCCAGACGTGAGGCCCACGTTTTCAAAGGACTGTGCTTGCCTCTTTGCCAGTGCATCCTTTTGGCAGATGCAAGCCCTTGCATTTGCATGGATGGAGCTACCTGCTTTGTACCAATTCAGCATGTACAGTTAGCAGAGTCTTTGGAAGGCATTGCCCCTGTCGTTTACTGGACAGCTATTGCCAGGATTTTAAGGAGCTGTTTCCACTGGGCAGTTGTGATGAGTCCTATACACAGACCTCTGCCTTGGTGTGCTGTTCTGAGTGAGCAAGGATGGGGGAAACTCTTGGCTTAAATGCTTTTGCTGGATACAGACACAATTATGTGCACgtttggggagcagggtgggggaaaaTCCAGAGCATGTTCGGATAATCAGATGCAGAACTAACTGGAGTGAGGCATCCGACTGTCCTATCAAAGAGCTCCCAGGGCTCCTGAGAGCACCAGAAACTCAGCCCCTTTCCTCTCCAAAACAGGACAGTTTAATTGCAGCATCTTCCATACTGCCCTTCTGGGCACCTCTGCAACTGCACTTTGTTACATCAGACTCTGCTTTAGGCTCTGTGCTCACTATGGCTCGAACTGCGCTAGAAACAATCCAATTTAGAAAGAGCTGGCAAGCACTGGGCTCCCAACATATTCTTCCAACACAGTTGTTCGCAGAGGATAGGACGTTTTACCAGCTGTGCTGCCCACGAGGGGGCTAACCTAGGGTGCACTTTCTCAGCAGGGCGATTGGTAACCACGTTGGGGGTGGATGCAAAGCAGGCTGCAACTGTGCTAGGTTGTAGTAGGGTTTGGAAACAATCCCCAAAGCGGGTACAAGCTACCAGGTCCGCCAGGAGATAACTGAGTTGAGGGATAGCGTCCCAAGGCTCACCATCGCACAGCCATATCTTAACAGGGTGCAAAGGCCCCATAcgcccctctccctctcctggctccaaACTCTGACAGCCTCACatcttcccccctcattgagGTAGGTTAATCAGAACATGTCTCTCAGGTCCCCTTGGGACCTGTCTAGGTGGCAGAAATCACCACGTTCAAGCACGGATCTGTCCCGACCAAGCTAGAATCTGATTCACTCTCCCCTGTGTGGGCAGAGCAAACTCACATTAGGGGAACCATGTTGTAGCCTAGTTTTCTTCCGCCTAGTGGAAAGTTCCACGGTAATATTCCCCTCACGCACACCCCACCTCACCATACCAAGAAATCGATACCACATGAGAAACAAAGAGCAATGACACCGACAGTCTCATTTCCCTCCCAGAAGGGCAAACAACAGAGAGTGAGGGCATACTGGATTCCACAGGGGCGCTCACTccactgcgtgtgtgtgtgtgtgtgggggggggctcttTTATGAGGGTTTAATATGGGTATAAAccaaattttcagaagcatcCACTGATTTGGGGGTGCCTGACTTGAAAGGCCAATGGCTTGATTGTGCGCCAGGCCGAGAGGCAGCAGCTCCATTTAAGGTGAAGAGGCAGGAGCTCTGctcctctggaaatcaggccccaaCATGGGGTAGTAGCAGTGCTCTACCTcgcaagggtgttgtgagggtaacTACGTTAAAGATGGTGAGGTGCTCACGCACTGTGCTGATGGGGGCCATCTAACTACCTAAGACAGATAGTAATTGCTCCGAGTTGTACTCTGTTCTATACCacgcccatcaccatggtatctgagtttCTAAAATGTGAGACACTCCAAATTAATGGACTCTTGGAGAATGATGGGCATGGCCCCATATGTTCCTATAGCGCCCTTCATCCAGAAGGGTCCCACTGTGCTTCACAAATGGTGGGCCAAACCCTAGGGTCCTTGCTCAGATTTTACTCAGGCAAACCCCCTTTTCTGGAACAGAAGCTTTGCTTGAGTGAGGACTGCGAAAAAACAGAGTCTGCAGGTGTCAGCCCAATATACATCACTTCCCTCATCACCCAACTGGACCCAtctccagggagcagggcagcagctggTTAAAAACAATAACACTACCCAACCATTTAGGATAGGAGGTGAAGAAAGTCACCACAACCAAATGCAGGGGAGCTTTAAGTGGGTAGAATGTCCCATAATTACCCAAAATGGACTTTGGCCAGCACACCAGGGTTAGCACCTCCTCTACTGAGAAAAACACTCAGGGATCATCAGGGAATAGTGGGCTGCACCTCAGATTTACATCTCTGAGGAGACAGCAGCTCCAGCACAGCACCTAGCTCTATTCTGGATCACTGACTTAAAGAGAACCATCTCCTGACTGAATTACAAGCACTACCTCCTGCTGCACCTTGGTTTTCCTTGGAGGGCTCGGCTCCCATCCAAGAACTGACTAGACCCAACCCTGCTTAGATTACCAGCTTCAACACCATAGCTCTAGGTGGTATGATGGAAGAAGTGCTCAGCCTCGATGCttggtttctctcaccaacactgCAGCCAAGCCAGTATTCTCTAAGACAACGTAAAGAGGCTGCCAGGTCAGTATTGATTACTAACCCTGCTCTAGAGATCAGTGCAGGACTTGTCTAtgcctccacacacacccccttatcACTGGGTTATGATGGGACAACCAGCTCAGAATATGCCTCGTTAGCAGCTGACTGGCTGCCCACGCGTGGCTGGTGCATTGGCAGGAAATCTTCCCAGGGGCCCTGAGGTGGATTACACAAGGGGCTACAAACAGAGACAGCCTGGCAATGGCTGTCCAGTAAACAAACGGAGacaaagagggggtgggggaaagagagagaaatggaaaggCTGATGATAACCTCAGGAGAAGAGGCAAGGCTTTTCTGGGTGAAAGACTCCATGGATAAGGCAGCTCCGTGCTCGGCTGAAAACTCCTCTAGGGAATCCTCTTCAATCCTCTGTTTCAGCAAGGGAAGCCCGAGCACCCACAgccggaggaggggggggaagagagagaaagagagagagagagagagaacgagaacGAATGAATAAATGaacgaatgaatgaatgaatgagggTCATGAAtattccagctccccagctggggctTCGTGCTTTATCCATTTGTTTAAAAATCCCATCCCCGCCCACCGTCAGTGACTGCTGACCAATGGCCCACTGCCAGTGACTGCAGACCTGCTGAGCTGTGCACTCCTTTCTGCTGACCTCAGCTCTCCCGCGGCCTGCTCGCCAGCATGAGCCCGGGCACAGAGCCATCTAGCCCAGCACCCACCGGGCAGTGTCAAGGCTGAGCGCCAGAGGGGCCGATCTGCAGGTAGTTACTCCCCCACCAGTCACAAGCATCCCCACCCAGAACCCTTTCCCCAACAGGTACAATGGACCAGGGTGCCTGCCCCTCTGAGGGCCAGAAGCCTGAGGCTAGGCAGCCCTCCTCACTCTTCCGATCCAACTGAGAAGGGGATGGGGTTTCCCTTAAAGAGCTGCAGGAAACTGCTGGGAGAAGGGGGCTGTAGGAGAAGCCAGGCTTCTGCGGTACCCCCCAAGGAAGGGAGATACCAGGTAGAAGCTGTGGGTAGAAGGCCCCACTTGGAAGTTTTGCTTTCTGTTAGTGGTGATTTGGAGGCAAGGGCTAACGACTGGGTATGGCTGATAGTTCCCCAGGCTATTGCCCCCATCCTCTCAGCCACCCTCATTGCTGAGCCACCCCCACTAGGTACCAAAAcctgcccccacacaccccagtgcCAGGATCAGCCAGAGATCAGCACTCGGTACGAGGAGCCCACGTCAGAGGGATCTCAGGCCATAAAACCTCCTTAGCCTGGGTTAAACGCCTGTGTCCCTTACCCCACTGCTGCTCTACAGCCTCAAATCAGCTGAGAGACAGCAATGGGCCTGCCTCACGGTCCTGGCAACTGCAGTATGAGGCTTGCCCAGGCTACTTGCTCAGAGAACCCTTCCCCGTCTCCAGGTCAAAGGGCTGGGGACCACCAGCCCCATTATGGCTACGAGCAGTACTGATACAGCTCCACAGGTGTGCACGGCACTGTACGGACAAAGCACAAATCTGGCAGCCAATCCAAGATAAAgctggccctgcagctggggcagggaggggggacagagagagggcCTTGTCATTTAGATGCTGTTCGGGTCTTCTGTCCTCAGCCAGGAATTGAGGGAGTCAATGCTCGAAGCTAACGGCAGGTGGCGCCCTTT
Protein-coding regions in this window:
- the EPB41L1 gene encoding band 4.1-like protein 1 isoform X2, whose protein sequence is MTTETGPDSEVKNAQEEPPQQQLEAAATSPTTVTTGPGPTANNREAEANEKPRAQADSRSAEPGMDLEEKDYSETDGLSEKTTPSKTQKSPQKIAKKLKSAICRVTLLDASEYECEVEKHARGQVLFDMVCEHLNLLEKDYFGLTFCDSDSQKNWLDPSKEIKKQIRSGPWNFAFTVKFYPPDPAQLTEDITRYYLCLQLRADIITGRLPCSFVTHALLGSYAVQAELGDYDAEEHVGNYVSELHFAPNQTRELEERIMELHKTYRGMTPGEAEIHFLENAKKLSMYGVDLHHAKDSEGIDIMLGVCANGLLIYRDRLRINRFAWPKILKISYKRSNFYIKIRPGEYEQFESTIGFKLPNHRSAKRLWKVCIEHHTFFRLVSPEPPPKGFLVMGSKFRYSGRTQAQTRQASALIDRPAPFFERSSSKRYTMSRSLDGEFSRPASVSENHDGGVESERRDEDSEYGGWRRSEAEDEVEEVTTPTKIKELKFLDKPEDVLLKHQASINELKRTLKEPNSKLVHRDRDRRLPSSPASSSPKNEDETPKGTPEKASERIEEDSLEEFSAEHGAALSMESFTQKSLASSPEGSEHWVFVERETSRLEELALEKAIGTKKEDVWAGTSEEQISVSLSKVDIAVGKAKKAVAQEEPASVKLDTHARDKMIASPEDFESVWEDEVSESEIREDPLLEAESQPSENGKEQKSKEGKEEVITNELEQPAGSLEGQAEQNQQPEDSQADERPTSEPSGPEPPKKERKAIVQEPGSVSPASDKEESIIPSPTSEGVKANVESSDDETMSSAAERIFYLGATEGDKKESKIHLRLEEEEKPCSAEKEGLEPKTDLSDEKGKSPELEPASDPTAIRGKDKFQPTSSAGGQGKSELDEPVIESDQAEKVLELSKKTRPLGHCTAEKGAYAPEEEESAESIGSESKGGTESESRSATKESRDKDPQEPMAELKLGPLPSEGGETELSQQGGKKYTAAQSSILAEGLKGSEKQDMWKGEATSNVSGTGRKTTDLGEREMSKMVLQMEAIEIKSTPMSHPWQHPPSTTESPEEEKLSQPTVGEPPQDTGPAMGEPPQDTGPAMGVSPQDTGPAMGVSPQDTGPAMGVSPQDTGPAEGVSPQDTGPAEGVSPQDTGPAEGVSPQDTGPAEGVSPQDTGPAEGVSPQDTGPKAGEPPQDTGPKAGEPPQDTGPKAGEPPQDTGPAKGEPPQDTGPAKGEPPQDTGLKAGEPPQDTGPAKGEPPQDTGPAKGESPQDTGPKAGEPPQDTGPAKGEPPRNTGLKAGEPPQDTGTAEGEPPQDTGPKAGEPPQSTGPTVGEPPQSTGPTVGEPSQDTSPNMGEPSQDISFKADELPQDKGPATGKQLQDKPPPGEETEAVSTGSPVRGSPHGDKELSRPVVATAEGRKPTNRKQKPQSGPLKSIAGGVEVTSQEPEEAPVELASPSLTTGWQGSLGHDCEMYEKTSVASKIKLFEQGGACGPVSDERKRAAQERPRESETKRPSKPTEVQIELPRAAGLAMSPTPSVTSDDRARHVGEVSGVGCLTTVQRAATRESSQPPSLKEGVSTNSEHRGEGTGLASPDSGCEITVTEAVSKSQEPIWEEKDLPDPSIKAAPKEEGLRTAIPVVSQRAGAREGAEEKAKPPRHRAPESDTGDEEQDQERDSVFLKDNHLAIERKCSSITVSSTSSLEAEVDFTMIGDFHSTAFEDFSRSLPELDKDMSEREAEGAISSQDTDKATPGQEEDAKEGEQGSHHIPEVSHFESSVLKTEAVTVSSVTGTKKAEPEVSVHHRVTTAETTQVDRGTTGGKETTATSHIVTTESISVTSDHSTKPGKGMSPATELRSISPITSSSAGKEVLTSIFGATAETLSTSTTTHVTKTVKGGFAETRIEKRIIITGDEDVDQDQALALAIKEAKLQHPDMLVTKAVVYRETEPSPEERDKKPQAQPPQLPLATVPGCGAGAWGGGSMQSCLATPLPRS